Proteins encoded together in one Falco peregrinus isolate bFalPer1 chromosome 2, bFalPer1.pri, whole genome shotgun sequence window:
- the TBX3 gene encoding T-box transcription factor TBX3 isoform X2, producing MNIPMRDPVIPGTSMAYHPFLPHRAPDFAMSAVLGHQPPFFPALALPPNGAAALSLPGALAKPIMDQLVGAAETGIPFSSLGHQAAAHLRPLKTLEPEEEVEDDPKVHLEAKELWEQFHKRGTEMVITKSGRYKFHNSRWMVAGKADPEMPKRMYIHPDSPATGEQWMSKVVTFHKLKLTNNISDKHGFTILNSMHKYQPRFHIVRANDILKLPYSTFRTYVFPETEFIAVTAYQNDKITQLKIDNNPFAKGFRDTGNGRREKRKQLTLQSMRVYDERQKKENPTSDESSNEQTAFKCFAQSSCPAVPAVGTSSLKDLCPSEGDSDADSKDDPLLEANESGKISTTTTPAPASSAAPAGDDPRQKGGSPSKSHFFPSDSAGSRSRERTEKAPPDSRHSPATISSSTRGGSLSGEELKSPLRDGPKVDENRLLGKEPFAPLTVQTDSAAHLSQGHLQNLGFPPALAGQQFFNPLGNGHPLLLHPGQFAMGGAFSGMAAGMGPLLATVSGASAGVSGLDNTVMATAAAQGLSGASAAALPFHLQQHVLASQGLAMSPFGSLFPYPYTYMAAAAAASSAASSSVHRHPFLSAVRPRLRYSPYPLPVPLPDGSSLLTTALPGLAAGSGEGKAGGLTASPGSVPLDSASDLTSRSSTLSTGSVSLSPKLGADKEAATSELQNIQRLVSGLDPKQDRSRSGSP from the exons ATGAATATACCGATGAGAGATCCAGTAATCCCTGGGACAAGCATGGCTTATCATCCTTTTTTACCTCACCGGGCACCGGACTTTGCCATGAGCGCAGTGTTGGGACATCAGCCTCCCTTCTTCCCGGCTCTGGCTTTACCTCCCAACGGGGCAGCCGCCCTCTCCCTTCCCGGGGCTCTGGCTAAACCCATCATGGATCAGTTAGTGGGGGCTGCAGAGACTGGTatccccttttcttccctgggTCACCAGGCAGCAGCCCATCTGAGGCCTTTAAAAACTCTGGAGCCAGAAGAAGAGGTGGAAGATGATCCGAAAGTGCATCTGGAAGCCAAAGAGCTTTGGGAGCAATTCCATAAAAGAGGCACGGAGATGGTGATTACCAAATCGGGAAG GTACAAATTCCATAATTCCCGGTGGATGGTAGCCGGCAAAGCTGACCCTGAAATGCCAAAGAGAATGTACATCCACCCGGACAGCCCGGCCACCGGCGAACAATGGATGTCCAAAGTCGTCACCTTTCACAAGCTGAAGCTCACTAACAACATCTCTGACAAGCACGGATTT acCATTTTAAACTCCATGCACAAGTACCAGCCCCGGTTCCACATCGTCCGAGCCAACGATATTCTCAAGCTTCCCTATAGCACGTTCAGGACCTACGTTTTCCCGGAGACTGAATTCATCGCAGTGACCGCATACCAGAATGATAAG ATCACTCAATTAAAAATTGACAACAACCCCTTTGCCAAAGGTTTTCGGGACACCGGGAatggaaggagggaaaaaag GAAGCAGCTGACCCTGCAGTCCATGCGGGTGTACGACGAGaggcagaagaaggaaaaccCCACCTCGGATGAGTCCTCCAACGAGCAGACGGCCTTCAAGTGCTTCGCCCAGTCCTCCTGCCCTGCCGTGCCTGCCGTCGGCACTTCCAGCCTCAAAG ATCTCTGCCCCAGCGAGGGAGACAGCGATGCAGACAGCAAAGACGATCCCTTGCTAGAAGCCAACGAGTCGGGCAAAATCAGCACGACCACCACCCCAGCTCCGGCCAGCTCCGCCGCGCCCGCCGGAGACGACCCCCGGCAGAAGGGGGGCAGCCCCTCCAAAAGCCACTTCTTCCCCAGTGACTCAGCGGGGAGTCGGAGCCGAGAGAGGACGGAGAAAGCCCCTCCGGACTCCCGGCACAGCCCGGCTACTATCTCTTCCAGCACCCGGGGGGGAAGCCTGAGCGGCGAGGAACTGAAAAGCCCCCTCAGGGATGGCCCCAAGGTAGATGAGAACCGGCTGCTGGGGAAAGAGCCCTTCGCCCCCCTGACGGTGCAGACCGACAGCGCGGCCCACCTCAGCCAGGGACACTTGCAGAACCTCGGCTTCCCCCCCGCCCTGGCCGGCCAGCAGTTCTTCAACCCGCTGGGGAATGGGCacccgctgctgctgcaccccGGGCAGTTCGCCATGGGGGGGGCTTTCTCCGGCATGGCCGCGGGGATGGGGCCCCTGCTCGCCACCGTCTCCGGGGCATCCGCCGGTGTCTCGGGACTGGACAACACGGTCATGGCCACTGCGGCGGCCCAGGGACTCTCGGGAGCTTCGGCGGCCGCGCTGCCTTTCCATCTGCAGCAGCACGTCCTGGCTTCTCAG GGCCTGGCCATGTCTCCCTTCGGAAGCCTCTTCCCCTACCCCTACACCTACATggcagcggcggccgccgcctccAGCGCCGCCTCCAGCTCGGTGCACCGGCACCCCTTCCTCAGCGCCGTGCGGCCGCGGCTCCGCTACAGCCCCTACCCGCTGCCCGTGCCCCTGCCCGACGGCAGCAGCCTCCTCACCACCGCCCTACCCGGCCTGGCTGCCGGCTCCGGCGAGGGCAAGGCGGGGGGGCTGACCGCCAGCCCCGGCTCCGTGCCCCTGGACTCCGCCTCGGACCTCACCAGCCGTTCGTCCACCCTCTCCACCGGCTCCGTCTCCCTCTCCCCCAAACTGGGCGCGGACAAGGAGGCGGCCACCAGCGAACTGCAAAACATCCAGCGCCTGGTCAGTGGGCTCGACCCCAAGCAGGACAGATCCCGCAGCGGCTCCCCATAA
- the TBX3 gene encoding T-box transcription factor TBX3 isoform X1 — translation MNIPMRDPVIPGTSMAYHPFLPHRAPDFAMSAVLGHQPPFFPALALPPNGAAALSLPGALAKPIMDQLVGAAETGIPFSSLGHQAAAHLRPLKTLEPEEEVEDDPKVHLEAKELWEQFHKRGTEMVITKSGRRMFPPFKVRCTGLDKKAKYILLMDIVAADDCRYKFHNSRWMVAGKADPEMPKRMYIHPDSPATGEQWMSKVVTFHKLKLTNNISDKHGFTILNSMHKYQPRFHIVRANDILKLPYSTFRTYVFPETEFIAVTAYQNDKITQLKIDNNPFAKGFRDTGNGRREKRKQLTLQSMRVYDERQKKENPTSDESSNEQTAFKCFAQSSCPAVPAVGTSSLKDLCPSEGDSDADSKDDPLLEANESGKISTTTTPAPASSAAPAGDDPRQKGGSPSKSHFFPSDSAGSRSRERTEKAPPDSRHSPATISSSTRGGSLSGEELKSPLRDGPKVDENRLLGKEPFAPLTVQTDSAAHLSQGHLQNLGFPPALAGQQFFNPLGNGHPLLLHPGQFAMGGAFSGMAAGMGPLLATVSGASAGVSGLDNTVMATAAAQGLSGASAAALPFHLQQHVLASQGLAMSPFGSLFPYPYTYMAAAAAASSAASSSVHRHPFLSAVRPRLRYSPYPLPVPLPDGSSLLTTALPGLAAGSGEGKAGGLTASPGSVPLDSASDLTSRSSTLSTGSVSLSPKLGADKEAATSELQNIQRLVSGLDPKQDRSRSGSP, via the exons ATGAATATACCGATGAGAGATCCAGTAATCCCTGGGACAAGCATGGCTTATCATCCTTTTTTACCTCACCGGGCACCGGACTTTGCCATGAGCGCAGTGTTGGGACATCAGCCTCCCTTCTTCCCGGCTCTGGCTTTACCTCCCAACGGGGCAGCCGCCCTCTCCCTTCCCGGGGCTCTGGCTAAACCCATCATGGATCAGTTAGTGGGGGCTGCAGAGACTGGTatccccttttcttccctgggTCACCAGGCAGCAGCCCATCTGAGGCCTTTAAAAACTCTGGAGCCAGAAGAAGAGGTGGAAGATGATCCGAAAGTGCATCTGGAAGCCAAAGAGCTTTGGGAGCAATTCCATAAAAGAGGCACGGAGATGGTGATTACCAAATCGGGAAG GAGAATGTTTCCTCCATTTAAAGTGAGATGCACTGGACTGGATAAAAAGGCCAAGTACATTTTGTTGATGGATATTGTGGCGGCTGATGATTGTAGGTACAAATTCCATAATTCCCGGTGGATGGTAGCCGGCAAAGCTGACCCTGAAATGCCAAAGAGAATGTACATCCACCCGGACAGCCCGGCCACCGGCGAACAATGGATGTCCAAAGTCGTCACCTTTCACAAGCTGAAGCTCACTAACAACATCTCTGACAAGCACGGATTT acCATTTTAAACTCCATGCACAAGTACCAGCCCCGGTTCCACATCGTCCGAGCCAACGATATTCTCAAGCTTCCCTATAGCACGTTCAGGACCTACGTTTTCCCGGAGACTGAATTCATCGCAGTGACCGCATACCAGAATGATAAG ATCACTCAATTAAAAATTGACAACAACCCCTTTGCCAAAGGTTTTCGGGACACCGGGAatggaaggagggaaaaaag GAAGCAGCTGACCCTGCAGTCCATGCGGGTGTACGACGAGaggcagaagaaggaaaaccCCACCTCGGATGAGTCCTCCAACGAGCAGACGGCCTTCAAGTGCTTCGCCCAGTCCTCCTGCCCTGCCGTGCCTGCCGTCGGCACTTCCAGCCTCAAAG ATCTCTGCCCCAGCGAGGGAGACAGCGATGCAGACAGCAAAGACGATCCCTTGCTAGAAGCCAACGAGTCGGGCAAAATCAGCACGACCACCACCCCAGCTCCGGCCAGCTCCGCCGCGCCCGCCGGAGACGACCCCCGGCAGAAGGGGGGCAGCCCCTCCAAAAGCCACTTCTTCCCCAGTGACTCAGCGGGGAGTCGGAGCCGAGAGAGGACGGAGAAAGCCCCTCCGGACTCCCGGCACAGCCCGGCTACTATCTCTTCCAGCACCCGGGGGGGAAGCCTGAGCGGCGAGGAACTGAAAAGCCCCCTCAGGGATGGCCCCAAGGTAGATGAGAACCGGCTGCTGGGGAAAGAGCCCTTCGCCCCCCTGACGGTGCAGACCGACAGCGCGGCCCACCTCAGCCAGGGACACTTGCAGAACCTCGGCTTCCCCCCCGCCCTGGCCGGCCAGCAGTTCTTCAACCCGCTGGGGAATGGGCacccgctgctgctgcaccccGGGCAGTTCGCCATGGGGGGGGCTTTCTCCGGCATGGCCGCGGGGATGGGGCCCCTGCTCGCCACCGTCTCCGGGGCATCCGCCGGTGTCTCGGGACTGGACAACACGGTCATGGCCACTGCGGCGGCCCAGGGACTCTCGGGAGCTTCGGCGGCCGCGCTGCCTTTCCATCTGCAGCAGCACGTCCTGGCTTCTCAG GGCCTGGCCATGTCTCCCTTCGGAAGCCTCTTCCCCTACCCCTACACCTACATggcagcggcggccgccgcctccAGCGCCGCCTCCAGCTCGGTGCACCGGCACCCCTTCCTCAGCGCCGTGCGGCCGCGGCTCCGCTACAGCCCCTACCCGCTGCCCGTGCCCCTGCCCGACGGCAGCAGCCTCCTCACCACCGCCCTACCCGGCCTGGCTGCCGGCTCCGGCGAGGGCAAGGCGGGGGGGCTGACCGCCAGCCCCGGCTCCGTGCCCCTGGACTCCGCCTCGGACCTCACCAGCCGTTCGTCCACCCTCTCCACCGGCTCCGTCTCCCTCTCCCCCAAACTGGGCGCGGACAAGGAGGCGGCCACCAGCGAACTGCAAAACATCCAGCGCCTGGTCAGTGGGCTCGACCCCAAGCAGGACAGATCCCGCAGCGGCTCCCCATAA